From Acidobacteriota bacterium, a single genomic window includes:
- a CDS encoding NAD(P)-binding domain-containing protein has product MSSIGILGGTGEEGRGIAARMALRGVSVRIGSRSAQRAREAAREVASQVAERAVADTGSVAGHENSELPSLCQTLFLTVPFDHAQALIEELGPLWHSRHLLIDVTVPLYFDKGPRLRRLPTTSGSELLRQALPEEVRMAAALKTIPAHLLCHLDRPLDCHEFICGDSEQVRQQARQVLDSIAGVRWIDAGPLRYCQALEAMTMLVIGLNIRHKSRLGRFKVQGIGEG; this is encoded by the coding sequence GGACGGGCGAAGAAGGACGCGGCATCGCGGCCCGCATGGCCCTGCGGGGTGTCTCCGTCCGCATCGGTTCACGCTCCGCTCAACGCGCTCGGGAAGCTGCCCGCGAGGTGGCCTCCCAGGTGGCCGAACGGGCCGTCGCGGATACCGGTTCCGTGGCGGGACACGAAAACAGCGAGTTGCCCTCTCTCTGCCAGACCCTCTTCTTGACCGTCCCTTTCGACCACGCCCAAGCGCTCATCGAGGAACTCGGGCCTCTTTGGCACAGCCGTCATCTGCTCATCGATGTGACCGTGCCCCTTTATTTCGACAAGGGCCCTCGCCTGCGCCGCCTCCCGACCACCTCGGGAAGCGAGCTGCTGCGTCAAGCCCTGCCTGAGGAGGTCCGCATGGCGGCCGCCCTCAAGACCATCCCGGCCCATTTGTTGTGCCATCTCGACCGGCCGCTGGACTGCCACGAGTTCATTTGCGGCGACTCCGAACAGGTCCGCCAACAGGCCCGCCAGGTGCTGGACAGCATTGCAGGCGTGCGCTGGATCGACGCCGGTCCCTTGCGCTACTGCCAGGCCTTGGAAGCCATGACCATGCTGGTGATCGGACTCAACATCCGCCACAAGAGCCGCCTGGGGCGTTTCAAAGTCCAGGGAATCGGGGAAGGCTAG
- a CDS encoding glycine betaine ABC transporter substrate-binding protein, whose product MRGVPACRLLLLMLVAAGAGAALAQAQSSGTSGTVVVGSKNFAENRLLGEMFAQLLEAHTGLKVERRLGLAGSDICFAAIQGGELDVYPEYTGTALVSLLGMESSRDPRIDLLRLRRELHRRHGLTFLSPLGFENAYEIAVRSDVARREGLRTISDLARVGPRLQAAFGFEFMQRPDGLPGLKDAYKFELAGERAVQQALKYQLAGQGDIDVLDVYTTDGRNLLHDLVILEDDKNFFPPYQAAPLVREDLLARHPDAVMTLELLAGALDAHHMRRLNRRLQESGASEGDVARQALSQMGLLEESAGSVSDSDSRAGFLAFVYQQRGMLARRTLEHLGLSLAALVAGTLVALTAALLLERRRRIAEPVIRAVGLTQTIPSIALLAFMVPLLGIGVIPALTALWIYSIFPVLRAAYTGVRDADPQAVQAATALGMTDLQVLARVRLPLAVPVIMAGVRTAGVITVGTATLAAFIGAGGLGEPIVTGLQLSDTRRILAGAIPAAALAFAADALLGLLEKALRPRGLSQDKK is encoded by the coding sequence ATGAGAGGTGTTCCTGCCTGCCGGCTGCTGCTCTTGATGCTCGTGGCTGCGGGGGCCGGCGCCGCTTTGGCACAGGCGCAATCGAGCGGTACTTCCGGCACGGTGGTGGTGGGATCCAAGAACTTCGCCGAGAACCGCCTGTTGGGCGAAATGTTCGCTCAACTGCTGGAAGCCCACACCGGCCTGAAGGTGGAACGACGCCTGGGACTGGCCGGGTCGGACATCTGCTTTGCCGCCATTCAGGGCGGCGAACTGGACGTCTACCCCGAGTACACCGGAACCGCCCTGGTCTCGCTGCTGGGGATGGAGAGCAGCCGCGACCCGCGCATCGACCTTTTGCGCCTGCGTCGCGAGCTGCACCGGCGGCACGGGCTGACCTTCCTCTCGCCGCTGGGGTTCGAGAACGCCTACGAGATCGCCGTGCGGTCTGATGTGGCCCGGCGCGAGGGACTGCGGACCATCTCCGACCTGGCACGGGTGGGGCCCCGGCTTCAAGCCGCCTTCGGATTCGAGTTCATGCAGCGTCCCGACGGCTTGCCGGGACTCAAAGACGCCTACAAGTTCGAATTGGCCGGAGAGCGGGCCGTCCAGCAGGCCCTCAAGTACCAGTTGGCGGGGCAGGGCGACATCGATGTCCTCGACGTCTACACTACCGACGGACGCAATCTGCTCCACGACTTGGTCATTCTGGAGGACGACAAGAACTTCTTCCCGCCCTACCAGGCGGCGCCGCTGGTGCGTGAAGATCTGCTGGCCCGCCATCCCGACGCCGTCATGACCCTGGAACTGCTGGCCGGGGCTCTGGACGCCCACCACATGCGGCGGCTCAACCGCAGACTCCAGGAGAGCGGCGCCTCCGAGGGCGACGTGGCCCGTCAGGCCCTGAGCCAGATGGGGCTGCTGGAGGAATCCGCCGGGAGCGTCTCGGACTCGGACTCTCGCGCCGGCTTCCTGGCCTTCGTCTATCAGCAGCGCGGGATGCTGGCCCGGCGCACCCTGGAACACCTGGGGCTTTCGCTGGCAGCTCTTGTGGCCGGGACCCTGGTGGCTTTGACCGCGGCCCTGCTGCTGGAGCGGCGGCGGCGCATCGCCGAGCCGGTGATCCGCGCCGTGGGACTGACTCAGACCATCCCCTCGATCGCCTTGCTGGCCTTCATGGTTCCGCTGCTGGGAATCGGCGTGATTCCGGCTCTGACGGCGCTTTGGATCTACTCCATCTTCCCCGTCCTCAGGGCCGCTTACACGGGCGTCCGCGACGCCGATCCTCAAGCCGTGCAGGCGGCCACCGCCTTGGGCATGACCGATCTCCAGGTGCTTGCCAGGGTGCGGCTGCCGCTGGCCGTTCCCGTCATCATGGCCGGGGTGCGCACGGCCGGGGTCATCACGGTGGGAACGGCCACCCTGGCAGCCTTCATCGGGGCCGGCGGACTGGGCGAACCCATCGTCACAGGACTGCAGCTTTCCGACACCCGCCGCATCCTGGCCGGAGCCATTCCGGCCGCCGCTCTGGCCTTCGCCGCCGACGCCCTGTTAGGCCTGCTGGAAAAAGCTCTGCGTCCCCGAGGGTTGAGCCAAGACAAAAAGTGA
- a CDS encoding helix-turn-helix transcriptional regulator, with amino-acid sequence MEETLLKPQWFQILLALADKELHGLGIQREVLRQTDDRMRLWPRMLYGSLQSLSEAGWIEERQGPEAPGLEEDRRRFYGLTEAGRERLAEELRRMESYLRLAHKRRVLPAAGGLAQDLQEAAQGEKG; translated from the coding sequence ATGGAAGAAACATTGCTTAAACCCCAGTGGTTTCAGATTCTGCTGGCCTTGGCCGACAAAGAACTGCACGGACTGGGCATCCAGCGCGAGGTGCTGCGCCAGACCGATGACCGGATGCGGCTGTGGCCGCGGATGCTTTACGGGTCGTTGCAGTCGCTTTCCGAGGCCGGATGGATCGAGGAACGCCAGGGGCCGGAGGCTCCTGGACTGGAGGAAGACCGCCGCCGCTTTTACGGCCTCACCGAAGCCGGCCGGGAACGCCTGGCCGAGGAACTGCGCCGCATGGAAAGCTACCTGCGCCTGGCCCACAAGCGGCGCGTACTTCCTGCCGCCGGCGGACTCGCCCAAGACCTGCAGGAGGCCGCCCAAGGGGAGAAGGGATGA
- a CDS encoding glycerophosphodiester phosphodiesterase family protein has translation MLCAAMLIVLAACAGEAEQGQGSDPAGGPMRAYVPFPHYQDKSKVLIAHRGASAYAPEHTLEAYSLALQQGADFVEQDFQLTRDGILVCLHDRTLERTTDVEEVFPDRYREENGQRRWFVHDFSLQEIKQLDAGSWFGSEFADARIPTFEEAVQLVRGRAGLFPELKEPAVYREMGLEMERIVLEALSRHGLDRRDSDTPVILQTFDAVSARLLTAQFRTRFPVVLLLGRDNYTDWGSPERLKAASVFVAGIGPNKALIELQPDLVKWAHDNGLSVTPYTFRASDVGKGYDSLQEEMNTFLHQYGVDALFTDNPDLFPRPQER, from the coding sequence ATGCTGTGCGCCGCAATGCTGATAGTGCTGGCGGCCTGCGCCGGAGAGGCCGAGCAAGGTCAAGGATCGGATCCGGCGGGAGGACCTATGCGGGCCTACGTTCCATTTCCCCACTACCAAGACAAATCGAAGGTGCTTATCGCGCATCGGGGCGCCTCGGCCTACGCGCCCGAGCATACCCTGGAGGCCTATAGCCTGGCCTTGCAGCAGGGCGCCGATTTCGTGGAACAGGACTTTCAATTGACCCGCGACGGCATATTGGTCTGTCTGCATGACCGTACGCTGGAACGGACGACCGATGTGGAAGAGGTGTTCCCCGACCGCTACCGCGAGGAGAACGGCCAACGCCGCTGGTTCGTGCACGACTTCAGCTTGCAGGAGATCAAGCAGTTGGACGCGGGATCTTGGTTCGGTTCCGAGTTCGCGGACGCCCGCATCCCTACCTTCGAGGAAGCCGTGCAACTGGTGCGCGGCAGAGCCGGCCTCTTCCCGGAACTGAAAGAGCCCGCCGTCTATCGCGAGATGGGCCTGGAGATGGAGAGAATCGTGCTTGAGGCGCTCAGCAGACACGGATTGGACCGCCGGGACTCCGACACACCCGTCATCCTGCAGACCTTCGATGCGGTCAGCGCCCGCCTTTTGACCGCTCAGTTCAGGACGCGGTTTCCCGTGGTCCTGCTGCTGGGCCGAGACAACTACACCGATTGGGGATCACCCGAACGCCTCAAGGCGGCCTCGGTCTTCGTGGCCGGAATCGGCCCCAACAAAGCCCTCATCGAGTTGCAGCCCGACCTGGTGAAGTGGGCGCATGACAACGGCCTCAGCGTCACGCCTTACACCTTCCGCGCTTCCGACGTCGGCAAGGGCTACGACAGCCTCCAGGAGGAGATGAACACGTTCCTCCACCAGTACGGTGTGGACGCTCTTTTTACCGACAATCCCGACCTCTTCCCCCGCCCCCAAGAGCGGTAG
- a CDS encoding pyridoxine 5'-phosphate synthase: MTHLSVNLNKVCLVRNARGADHPKIEDVARLCIDAGCRGLTLHPRVDERHATIDDVYRLARMQEVSSGRIEFNIEGDAREGLLEVVREVKPTQFTLVPAKREELTTERGWRRDEDGEEDIDKAIDGVPSRTRISLFVDARSEEVELAADKGLAAVEFHTFFYAQSFGTSENEEVLKGIQKAASLARRRGLRVHAGHDLNLANLPKLIAGIRPDEVSIGQALVTDAILMGMPLSTEAYCQAISKGQP, from the coding sequence GTGACTCATTTGAGCGTCAACCTGAACAAGGTCTGTTTGGTGCGCAACGCACGCGGAGCCGACCATCCCAAAATCGAAGACGTGGCCCGTCTCTGCATCGACGCCGGATGCCGGGGGCTGACGCTGCATCCGCGCGTGGACGAGCGCCATGCCACCATCGACGACGTCTACCGGCTGGCCCGCATGCAAGAGGTGTCCTCAGGGAGAATCGAGTTCAACATCGAGGGAGATGCCCGCGAGGGATTGCTGGAGGTGGTCCGCGAAGTCAAGCCCACCCAGTTCACCTTGGTGCCCGCCAAGAGGGAGGAACTCACCACCGAGAGGGGCTGGAGACGCGATGAGGACGGGGAAGAGGACATTGACAAGGCGATCGACGGCGTGCCCTCCCGGACCCGCATCAGCCTCTTCGTAGACGCGCGAAGCGAAGAGGTGGAGCTGGCCGCAGATAAGGGTCTGGCGGCGGTCGAGTTCCACACCTTCTTTTACGCCCAGAGCTTCGGAACATCCGAAAACGAAGAGGTTCTGAAGGGCATTCAGAAAGCCGCCTCACTGGCCCGCCGCAGGGGCTTGCGGGTTCACGCCGGACATGACCTTAATCTGGCCAATCTGCCCAAGCTGATCGCCGGCATCCGTCCTGACGAGGTGTCGATCGGGCAAGCGCTCGTGACCGACGCGATCCTGATGGGGATGCCTCTCAGCACCGAAGCCTACTGCCAGGCCATCTCCAAAGGACAGCCATGA
- a CDS encoding glutamate-cysteine ligase family protein has product MGEHDVRDGGVDERRLFMKSLLNDVRALEFMLENDLIESGVRRIGAEQEVFLVNRSWHPAPLAMELLSELGHPDFTTELARFNLEFNLSPLDFGGNCLKRLEEQLSGHLARLREAAARLGLKVCLTGILPTLAKSDMDLRNMAPRPRYVALNESLKRLRGADYEFYIEGIDDLLIRHDNVMLEACNTSFQCHFQVGHKEFAKLYNVAQLVTAPLMAASVNSPLLFGKRLWRETRIALFQQSIDTRKPTSHVREARSRVSFGTHWLEESVLEIFREDISRFRVLLGEQIDENPIEMLQEGKVPRLKALCLHNGTVYRWNRPCYGISDNGKAHLRIENRVIPAGPSVLDAVANAAFYFGMMSGVSEHYGDVSRLIPFAEVSNNFLNAARSGLAAQFTWFERKTLPAQELICKELIPLAREGLVRRGIDSGDVDRYLGVLEERVDSCMTGSQWLLDSLRELDGQGSQGQRMAALVAATVDRQSADQPVHKWKLARLEEAGDWRPSYMRVEQFMTTDLFTVTEEDTLDLVIQLMNWQRIRHIPVEDHQHNLVGLISYRSLLKYFGEHVTADRNDKAVSVTRIMKTEPLAVPPETSTVEAMRIMHENGIGCLPVVKNERLVGVVTERDFMNIARDLLTKSLRYADGPEKSDPLDE; this is encoded by the coding sequence ATGGGCGAACATGATGTCCGCGATGGCGGGGTGGATGAGCGTCGTCTCTTCATGAAGAGCCTGCTCAACGACGTGCGGGCGCTGGAATTCATGCTCGAGAACGACCTGATCGAAAGCGGCGTACGAAGGATCGGCGCCGAGCAGGAGGTCTTTCTCGTCAACCGCAGTTGGCACCCCGCTCCGTTAGCCATGGAACTGCTCAGCGAGCTCGGGCATCCCGACTTCACCACCGAGCTGGCCCGCTTCAATCTGGAGTTCAACCTGTCGCCGCTCGACTTCGGCGGCAACTGCCTGAAGCGGCTGGAGGAGCAATTGAGCGGACACCTGGCACGCCTGCGCGAAGCGGCTGCCCGCCTGGGCTTGAAGGTTTGCCTGACGGGCATCTTGCCCACCCTGGCCAAGTCTGACATGGACTTGCGCAACATGGCTCCCCGTCCCCGCTACGTGGCGCTCAACGAGTCGCTCAAGCGGCTGCGCGGAGCCGACTACGAGTTCTACATCGAGGGCATCGACGATCTGCTCATCCGCCACGACAACGTCATGCTGGAAGCCTGCAACACCAGCTTCCAGTGCCATTTTCAAGTTGGCCACAAGGAGTTCGCCAAGCTCTACAACGTGGCCCAGTTGGTGACGGCGCCGCTGATGGCGGCCTCGGTCAACTCGCCGCTGCTCTTCGGAAAGCGCCTGTGGAGAGAGACCCGCATCGCCCTTTTCCAGCAGTCGATCGACACCCGCAAACCCACCTCTCACGTCAGGGAAGCCCGCTCGCGCGTCAGCTTCGGGACTCACTGGCTGGAAGAGTCGGTACTGGAGATCTTCAGGGAAGACATCTCGCGCTTCCGCGTGCTCTTGGGGGAACAGATCGACGAGAACCCGATCGAAATGCTGCAAGAGGGGAAAGTGCCCCGCCTCAAGGCTTTGTGTCTGCACAACGGAACCGTCTACCGCTGGAACCGTCCCTGCTACGGCATCAGCGACAACGGCAAGGCCCACCTGCGCATCGAGAACCGGGTGATTCCGGCAGGCCCCTCGGTTCTCGACGCGGTGGCCAACGCAGCCTTCTACTTCGGAATGATGTCGGGCGTCAGCGAGCACTACGGAGACGTTTCCAGGCTGATTCCGTTCGCCGAGGTCTCCAACAACTTCCTCAACGCCGCCCGCTCGGGCCTGGCGGCCCAGTTCACATGGTTCGAACGCAAGACCCTGCCGGCCCAGGAGCTGATCTGCAAGGAGCTGATACCGCTGGCGCGGGAAGGCCTGGTGCGGCGGGGCATCGATTCGGGCGACGTGGACCGCTATCTGGGCGTCCTGGAAGAGCGCGTGGATAGCTGCATGACCGGCTCTCAGTGGCTGCTGGACTCCCTCCGGGAACTGGACGGTCAAGGAAGCCAGGGACAACGCATGGCGGCCCTGGTGGCGGCCACCGTAGACCGTCAGAGTGCCGACCAGCCCGTCCACAAGTGGAAGCTGGCCCGACTGGAGGAAGCCGGCGATTGGCGTCCCAGCTACATGCGGGTCGAGCAGTTCATGACCACCGACCTCTTCACCGTCACCGAGGAAGACACCCTCGATCTGGTCATCCAATTGATGAACTGGCAGCGGATTCGGCACATTCCCGTGGAAGACCACCAGCATAACCTGGTGGGGCTGATCTCTTACCGGTCGCTGCTCAAGTACTTCGGCGAGCACGTCACCGCCGACCGCAACGACAAGGCCGTTTCCGTGACCCGCATCATGAAGACCGAGCCCCTTGCGGTTCCGCCCGAGACTTCCACCGTAGAAGCCATGCGCATCATGCATGAGAACGGCATCGGCTGTCTGCCGGTGGTCAAGAACGAACGGCTGGTGGGAGTGGTGACCGAGCGCGACTTCATGAACATCGCCCGCGACCTGCTCACCAAGTCGCTTCGCTACGCGGATGGGCCGGAGAAGTCAGATCCTCTGGACGAATAG
- a CDS encoding ABC transporter permease — protein MGTLKQDLKFGWRVLAKNPGFTAVAVLTLALGIGANTAIFSVVNAALLSSLPFPQPERLVAGWTSVPKLGFDRVGFSPPDYRLLEEQQDIFEDLGAVTIGNFELSGGGETPQRVVAFKVTSGFFRALGTPALQGRWLSAEEDEPGHQSVVISAHLWRQRYSADPSIVGESILIDRSPYEVVGVMPDHFQLPVPWISGGSENADIWIPRAFTAAELQGYGSNFAHMVVARLKPGVGPERLSSQASLLASRAQEAYPAQVQQILGGERTLFFVFNPLFEQLVGDLRTPLLVLQAAVLLVLLIGCANVANLLLVRAAGRRRELALRSALGAGRSRLLGQMLLEGLLLGLTGGLAGLAVAFACLPLLRTLLPAGLPQSQGIAINLPVLAFTFLLSLGTALLFALIPAWRATRQDIQEALREGGRQGAGGASSRLQGAFVVSQMTLAIVLLIAAGLLLRSFDALMSTDPGFQPDHVLVTQVELPLAGYPQAQKIRTFYDELQQRLRGLPAVQSVGASTDLPLAITERRSFRRQDQDPAEVAMSSVVFGWITGDYLDAMGIRLLRGRAFNEQDRAGSQPVTLISEAAVEQYFPDRDPLGAQVFVGGRPQPYTVVGVVDDIKNQAMDQPSLPHLYGAYEQEPDATLLHPQWKALRGLNIAVRSSAQPRMLLPLIRTQLRQIDPQLALTEIRTMRTDIDEAVAPQRLNTLLLAIFAATALFLAAVGIYGVISYSVSQRRQEMGIRMALGGQKTDLVRMVLNQGLRLVVFSLVLGLLAALGLSQFIAGLLYGVGARDPLTFLAVPLVLAAVALAACLIPARRATKVDPMQALRTE, from the coding sequence ATGGGCACATTGAAACAAGACTTGAAATTCGGCTGGCGCGTGCTGGCCAAGAACCCCGGATTCACGGCTGTAGCAGTTCTGACTCTGGCCCTCGGCATCGGGGCCAACACAGCCATCTTCAGCGTGGTCAACGCGGCCCTCTTGTCATCACTCCCCTTTCCGCAGCCTGAACGTTTGGTGGCGGGCTGGACCTCGGTTCCCAAATTGGGATTCGACCGGGTCGGTTTCTCCCCGCCTGACTACCGCCTGCTGGAGGAGCAGCAGGACATCTTCGAAGATTTGGGGGCTGTCACCATCGGCAACTTCGAACTCTCGGGAGGAGGGGAGACTCCGCAGCGGGTTGTGGCCTTCAAAGTCACCAGCGGATTCTTCCGCGCCCTGGGCACCCCGGCCTTGCAGGGACGCTGGCTGTCGGCTGAAGAGGATGAGCCCGGACACCAGTCGGTGGTGATCAGCGCACATCTGTGGAGACAGCGCTACAGCGCCGACCCCTCCATCGTGGGAGAATCCATCCTGATCGACCGCTCCCCCTATGAAGTGGTGGGCGTCATGCCCGACCACTTTCAGCTCCCCGTTCCCTGGATCTCCGGCGGCTCTGAGAATGCCGATATTTGGATTCCCCGCGCTTTTACGGCAGCCGAACTGCAGGGTTACGGCAGCAACTTCGCCCACATGGTGGTGGCGCGCCTCAAGCCGGGGGTCGGTCCCGAGCGGCTGAGTTCGCAGGCTTCGCTGCTGGCCAGCCGGGCCCAGGAGGCCTATCCCGCTCAAGTGCAGCAGATTCTAGGCGGCGAACGGACGCTCTTCTTCGTCTTCAATCCCCTCTTCGAGCAGTTGGTGGGCGACCTGCGCACGCCTCTGCTGGTCCTGCAAGCCGCCGTCCTGCTGGTGCTGCTGATCGGATGCGCCAACGTGGCCAACTTGCTGCTGGTGCGGGCCGCCGGGCGCCGTCGCGAACTGGCTCTGCGCAGCGCTTTGGGGGCCGGACGCTCCCGTCTGCTGGGCCAGATGCTCCTGGAAGGCCTGCTGCTGGGATTGACGGGAGGACTGGCCGGACTGGCCGTGGCCTTCGCCTGTCTGCCTCTGCTCAGGACTCTCCTTCCCGCTGGCTTGCCCCAGAGCCAGGGCATTGCCATCAACCTTCCGGTGCTGGCCTTCACCTTCCTGCTCTCGCTGGGCACGGCCTTGCTCTTCGCCTTGATACCCGCTTGGCGGGCCACCCGCCAGGACATCCAGGAAGCCCTTCGCGAGGGCGGACGCCAGGGGGCGGGGGGAGCCTCCAGCCGCTTGCAGGGGGCGTTCGTGGTCTCTCAGATGACTCTGGCCATCGTGCTGCTCATCGCCGCCGGGCTGCTGCTGCGCAGTTTCGACGCGCTCATGTCGACCGACCCGGGGTTCCAGCCCGACCATGTGCTCGTCACCCAGGTCGAGCTGCCCCTGGCCGGCTATCCCCAGGCCCAGAAGATCCGCACCTTCTACGACGAATTGCAGCAGCGGCTGCGGGGACTGCCCGCGGTGCAGTCGGTGGGCGCGTCCACCGATTTGCCGCTGGCCATCACCGAGCGCCGGTCTTTTCGCCGCCAGGACCAGGACCCCGCCGAGGTCGCCATGAGTTCGGTGGTCTTCGGCTGGATAACGGGCGATTACCTGGACGCCATGGGCATCCGCCTGCTGCGGGGAAGGGCCTTCAATGAGCAAGACCGCGCCGGATCCCAGCCTGTGACGCTGATCAGCGAAGCGGCCGTGGAGCAGTACTTTCCTGATCGCGACCCTCTGGGCGCCCAGGTCTTCGTGGGCGGGCGGCCTCAGCCCTACACCGTGGTGGGCGTTGTCGACGACATCAAGAATCAGGCCATGGACCAGCCCTCGCTTCCCCACCTTTACGGCGCCTACGAGCAGGAACCCGACGCCACCCTGCTGCATCCCCAATGGAAAGCCTTGCGCGGACTGAATATTGCCGTCCGCAGCAGCGCCCAGCCCCGTATGCTGTTGCCGCTCATCAGGACTCAGTTGCGCCAGATCGATCCTCAACTGGCTCTGACCGAGATCCGCACCATGCGGACCGATATCGACGAGGCCGTGGCTCCCCAGCGCCTCAACACGCTGCTTTTGGCCATCTTCGCCGCCACCGCGCTCTTCCTGGCCGCCGTCGGCATTTACGGCGTGATCTCCTATTCGGTCAGCCAACGCCGCCAGGAGATGGGCATCCGCATGGCCCTGGGCGGGCAGAAGACCGATCTGGTCAGGATGGTCCTCAACCAGGGACTGCGCCTGGTGGTGTTCAGCCTGGTCCTGGGCCTGCTGGCGGCACTGGGACTTTCCCAGTTCATCGCCGGACTGCTCTATGGGGTCGGTGCCCGTGATCCGCTGACCTTCCTGGCCGTGCCGCTGGTGCTGGCAGCCGTGGCCCTTGCCGCGTGCCTCATTCCGGCCCGTCGCGCCACCAAGGTCGATCCCATGCAAGCCCTGCGCACCGAGTAA
- a CDS encoding ATP-binding cassette domain-containing protein yields MTEETAVLHAREVVKIYPGGVRALDGVSLRVEAGETVVLIGESGCGKTTLLRLFNRMTDPSGGSVMVRGEDVRSGDVIALRRSLGYVQQEGGLIPHWTVRGNVELVPSLLNWPRERRARRTRQVLDLVGLEPDVFARRFPGELSGGQRQRVAFARALAADPEVILLDEPFGALDALTRLELQEHFLHLKDTLGKTMLLVTHDLDEAFRLADRIAVMRQGRIEQTAPPRHLRDSPESSYVKSLLKMREARS; encoded by the coding sequence ATGACGGAGGAAACCGCCGTTCTCCACGCTCGGGAGGTGGTCAAGATCTACCCGGGCGGGGTGCGGGCTTTGGATGGGGTTTCGCTTCGGGTCGAGGCGGGCGAAACCGTCGTCTTGATCGGGGAGAGCGGGTGCGGCAAGACGACCTTGCTGCGGCTCTTCAACCGCATGACCGATCCCAGCGGCGGAAGCGTCATGGTACGGGGAGAGGACGTCCGGTCCGGGGATGTGATCGCCTTGCGGCGAAGCCTGGGATACGTCCAGCAAGAAGGCGGACTCATCCCCCACTGGACCGTTCGAGGCAACGTCGAACTGGTTCCTTCGCTCCTCAACTGGCCTCGGGAAAGGAGGGCCCGGCGCACCCGTCAGGTGCTCGACCTGGTCGGCCTCGAGCCCGACGTCTTCGCCCGCCGCTTTCCCGGCGAGCTGTCCGGCGGCCAGCGCCAGCGCGTGGCTTTCGCCCGGGCCCTGGCCGCCGATCCTGAGGTGATTCTGCTCGATGAACCTTTCGGCGCCCTCGATGCCCTCACCCGGCTGGAACTGCAGGAACACTTCCTGCACCTCAAGGACACCCTGGGCAAGACGATGCTGCTGGTCACCCACGATCTCGACGAAGCCTTCCGTCTGGCCGACCGCATCGCCGTCATGCGCCAGGGACGCATCGAGCAAACCGCCCCGCCCCGGCATCTCCGCGACAGTCCTGAGAGTTCCTACGTAAAGAGCCTGCTCAAGATGCGGGAGGCGAGATCATGA